The DNA window CGTCATGACCACTCCCAATGATCGACACCACGTAGGGTGCGCCGCGCGCACCACAGGGGATGCGCATCGCCTATTGGTGCGCGCGGCGCACCCTACGCGGTCAAGCGGCTTTAGCCATACGCCCGCGCTGGACGAAGCTCAGCAGGTAGCACAGCAAGCCGATGGCGAAGCCGACCCCGGCCACCAGACGCATCCAGAAGTAGGGTGCCAGTTGGTCCATGGTGGCCATGAAAGCCATCGCCTCGTCATCCGCCGGCCAGCGTTGCAGCCAGATCTGCACGGCGCCGGCGACGGTCAGCAGCAGGGTGATCGCCACCATCGACAGGGTCATCAGCCAGAAGCCCCAGATCTCGATGCGCTGCGCACGCTCGTCCGGCGCTTCACCAATTCCGCGCAGGCGCGGCATGGCGTAGGAGATCATGGTCATGACGATCATCGCGTAGGCACCGTAGAAGGCCAGGTGGCCGTGGGCGGCGGTCAGTTGCGTACCGTGGGTGTAGTAGTTGACCGGTGCCAGGGTGTGCAGGAAGCCCCACACGCCGGCGCCGAAGAAGGCTGTGACGGTGGTACCCAGCGCCCACAGACCAGCGGCCCGGTTGGGGTGTTCACGACGACGGCGGCGCACCATGTTGAAGGCGAACAGCACCATGGCGAAGAACGGTAGTGGCTCCAGCGCGGAGAACACCGAGCCCAGCCACAGCCAGACACCTGGCGCACCGATCCAGAAGTAGTGGTGCCCGGTACCGATGATGCCGGTGATCAGGGCCATGGCGATGATCACGTAGAGCCATTTCTCGATCACTTCACGGTCGACTCCAGTGACCTTGATCAGCACGAAGGCCAGCATCGAACCCATGATCAGTTCCCACACGCCTTCCACCCACAGATGCACCACCCACCACCAGTAGAACTTGTCGCGGGTGAGGTTTTCCGGGTTGAAGAAGGAGAACAGGAACATCACCGCCAGACCGATCAGGCCGGTCATCATGACCACGCTGACGGTGGTCTTGCGCCCTTTCAGCAGCGTCATGCCGATGTTGTAGAGGAAGCCCAGGGCCACCACCACGATACCGGCCTTGGTAATGGTCGGCTGCTCGAGGAACTCTCGCCCCATCGTCGGCAGCAACTCGTTACCGGTGATCCTGGCGAGGGTGGCGTAAGGCACCGCCAGGTAGCCGATGATGGTCAGCACGCCGGCCACGGCGAACACCCAGAACAGGATGATCGCCAGTTTCGGGCTGTGCAGCTCACGGTCGGCTTCCTCGGGGATCAGGTAATAAGCCGCCCCCATGAAGCCGAACAGCAGCCAGACGATCAGCAGGTTGGTGTGCACCATGCGCGCCACGTTGAACGGGATCAACGGGAACAGGAAATCACCGATCACGTACTGCAGCCCCATGATCAGGCCGAACAGGATCTGCCCGACGAACAGCATGAGGGCGAACACGAAGTAAGGTTTGGCCACGGATTGCGAGGCGAATTTAAGGTGCGGATTGGCAGTACTCATTTCTCAGCCCTCCCTGTTTGGCGGCCAGTCGTTGGTGTCGATCTTCGAGGTCCACTTGAGGAACTCGGCAAGATCGTTCACTTCCCGCTCGCTCAGATTGAATTGCGGCATCGCGCGGCGCCCCGGCACGTTCAGCGGCTGGGCACCCATCCAGGCGTGCAGGAAGCCGTTGAACTGCTCTTCGCCGCCCCGGCGCTGGAAGACGTTGCCCAGCTCCGGCGCGAAGTAGGCGCCCTCGCCCAGCAGCGTGTGGCAGCCGATGCAGTTGTTCTGCTCCCAGACCAGCTTGCCGCGCACCACCGACTCGTTCATCAAGTGCTCATTGGTGCGTTCGGGCAGGGTTTGCTCGGTATGGAAGGTCAAGGCCAGAAATACCAGGATGAAGAACAGGCTTCCTCCGAAGTAGATATTTCTGGCCATCCCCTTGGTGAAGGTTTCCGACATGGTCATGTCCTCATGGCTTGGCGGGGCCATTCTCGGGCGCGGCCCGGACAAAACCGCTTGATGACGATCAAGAAGCCAGAAACAGGGCCAGTGCCATGCACAACGACCAGCACAACAGCAGCGCACGCCATGGCCCACGCACCGGGCGCAGCTCCATGAAACCGTCGATGATCAGCCAGGCCTTGCCCAGCGCCAGCACCACCAATGCCAGCGCGGTCCAGTGGGGAACGGGCGCGGCGACCAGCCCCAGGCTGCACAGCGACAGCAGGAGCAGGCCCGCCCAGCACAACAGGATGCCCATCGTCCTTACCTTTGCAGATAGAGCAGCGGAAACAGCAGCACCCAGACCAGATCGATCATGTGCCAATAGAGCACGCAGGACTCCAGCTCACTGTGCCGCCCACGGTCATAGACGCCTCGGCGGCAGCGCAGCGCCAGCCAGCCGAACAGCAGCAGGCCGGGCAGTACGTGCAGGAAGTGGAAGCCACTGAGAATCCAGTAGAGGGTGAAGAAGCGGTCGTACTCCAGCCCCAGGCCGGCATCGAGCAGGTGCGCGTACTCGCGCCCTTTCAGCACGACGTAGATGCAGCCGCACGCCAGCGCGGCCAGCAGCCAGCCACAGGCATCGCGCCCACACCCCCGGCGCACCAGCAGCATCGCACGGGCCGCGAAGAAGCCCGAGGTCAGCAGGCTCAGGGTCAGCGCCAGGCCGGTGGAACCATCCAGCAGCGCCCGGCTGGTGGCAAAGGCTGACCCGGACACACGCTGGGTGACGGCGAAGGTCATGATCAGCAGGCCGAAGACCGTCAGTTCGGCCAGGATGAAGAACCACATGGCCAGGTCACCCGGCAGCCGTTTCTCCAGTTCGTCAGCCGAAGTGGACATCGACCAGTTCCATCAGCGCAGCGACCGTCTGCACATCGTCCGAGAGCGGCTCGGCCAGGCAGGCCAGGCAGGCGCTGCGCACGTCCATGCCGGCACCGATCAGGCGGGCGGCATAGATCAGCAGCCGGGTCGAGGCGACCTCCTGCAGATCGTGCTGCTCCAGGCGCCGCACATCCTGGCCCAGACCGACCAGTTGCCGCGCCAGCGCCTCGCTCACGCCGGCTTCGCGGGCGACGATGGGCCACTCGTGCTCGGCGTCGGGATAGTCGAAGCGCAAGGCCACGAACCGCTGGCGGGTGCTTGGCTTCATGCCCTTGAGCAGGTTCTGGTAGCCGGGATTGTAGGACACCACCAGCATGAAGCCGGGAGGCGCCTGCAAGGTCTCTCCGGTGCGTTCCAGGTACAGCTCGCGGCGATCATCGGCCAGCGGGTGCAGCACCACCACCGTGTCCTGCCGCGCCTCGACCACTTCGTCGAGGTAACAGATGCCCCCTTCACGCACGGCGCGCGTCAGCGGCCCATCCTGCCACCAGGTGCCCTCACTGCCGATCAGGTGGCGGCCGACCAGGTCGGCGGCGGTCAGGTCGTCATGGCAGGCCACGGTATACAGCGGCAGGCGCAGGCGCTGCGCCATGTGCTGCACGAAACGGGTCTTGCCGCAGCCGGTCGGCCCCTTGATCAGCACCGGCATGCGCTGCTGCCAGGCCTGCTCGAACAGACGCTGTTCGTCACCCTGCACCTGATAGAAAGGCGCCCCCTCGACCATCGCCTGCATAACGCCTCCACGCGGTATTCATTTGCCTGATCGCACGCTAGGGGCTGGCCAGGAAGGCCTCAAGCGCTACGCGGAGGAGACTTGATTGCGGTCAAGCGGCCAGGCAAATGGCCCTGTATATGATCGGAACCAGATAAAGAGCATGCCGCTGCCAGGCAGACGGCAAGCCATCCAGTCGATGAGGGAATGATCATGAAAAGAATGCTGATACCGCTGTTCGCCCTGAGCGCCCTGCTGGGCATGTCCAGCGTTCACGCCGCCAGCGGGGAGGAACTGTTCCAGAGCAAACCCTGTGGCGCTTGCCACAACCTCCAGGTCAAGCTGGTCGGCCCAGCCCTGAAGGACATCGCGGCGAAACATGCGGGGGTCGACGGCGCGGCACAGACACTGGCGGCTCATATCAAGAACGGCAGCTCGGGCATCTGGGGCGCAATGCCGATGCCACCAAACCCGGTCAATGACGAGGAAGCACTGGCCTTGGCCGAGTGGATACTCAGCCTGAAATGATCGAGAACGTGCCGGCCTCAGAACCTGTTCACGATCTCGCGAGCTAGAGCCCTGCAAGGCGCAACGACCAACGGGAGTAACAGCCGGAGGCTGGCCCGAAGGGTGAGCGCTAGCGAATCAAACGGGCGAGGAAGCGGAGTTTACAGGTTGTAAATGAGCATGACTCGCCTTGCTCGCCCCCTTGGGGCCGCACTGAAGTGCGTTAGCCGCAAGCGGCTTTCCGAGCCTGTTTTTAACGCAGCAGGGCCGACGCGCAGCAGATCATGAACAGGTTCTCACACTTGCGGGACATGCGGCTTAGAATGCCGGCCATGGAAACCTTTCCGCAATGAAGCCCACATGGACATCGACCTCGCCCGCACCTTTCTGGAAATCGTCCGCAGCGGCAGCTTCATCGCTGCCGCGGAGCGCCTGCACCTGACCCAGACCGCGGTCACTGCCCGCATCCGCAGCCTGGAGACGCAACTCGGCTGCCGTCTGTTCATCCGCAACCGTGCGGGTGCCCGGCCGACCGAGGATGGCGAACGTTTCGTGCGCTATGCCAGCCAACTGGTACAGACCTGGGAAGCCGCCCGACGCGACCTGCCACTGCCGCAGGGTTACGACGACGTGCTGCGCCTCGGCGCGGAAACCAGCCTGTGCAACCCGCTGCTGCTGGTCTGGCTGCGGCAGCTGCGCCAACAACTGCCCGAACACGCCATCGACGCGCAGGTCGGCGAAGGCCGTGAGTTGCAGGAAAGACTCGAACGAGGGCTACTCGACGCGGCCCTGGTCTACCAGCCCGAATACCGCCCCGGCCTGCTGGTCGAGCAGGTGCTGGAGGAAAAACTGGTGCAGGTCGCCCGTACCGGCAATCACCAACCTTACCTGTACGTCGACTGGGGGCCGGTGTTCCGCCAGCAGCACGACACCGCCCTGCCCGAACATGCCCGCGCCCCACTGACCTTCAACCTCGGCCCACTGGCCTTGCAGTACCTGCTGCAATACGGCGGCCACGGCTACTTCCGCACCCGGGTCGT is part of the Pseudomonas sp. ABC1 genome and encodes:
- a CDS encoding cbb3-type cytochrome c oxidase subunit I — protein: MSTANPHLKFASQSVAKPYFVFALMLFVGQILFGLIMGLQYVIGDFLFPLIPFNVARMVHTNLLIVWLLFGFMGAAYYLIPEEADRELHSPKLAIILFWVFAVAGVLTIIGYLAVPYATLARITGNELLPTMGREFLEQPTITKAGIVVVALGFLYNIGMTLLKGRKTTVSVVMMTGLIGLAVMFLFSFFNPENLTRDKFYWWWVVHLWVEGVWELIMGSMLAFVLIKVTGVDREVIEKWLYVIIAMALITGIIGTGHHYFWIGAPGVWLWLGSVFSALEPLPFFAMVLFAFNMVRRRRREHPNRAAGLWALGTTVTAFFGAGVWGFLHTLAPVNYYTHGTQLTAAHGHLAFYGAYAMIVMTMISYAMPRLRGIGEAPDERAQRIEIWGFWLMTLSMVAITLLLTVAGAVQIWLQRWPADDEAMAFMATMDQLAPYFWMRLVAGVGFAIGLLCYLLSFVQRGRMAKAA
- a CDS encoding cytochrome c, whose product is MSETFTKGMARNIYFGGSLFFILVFLALTFHTEQTLPERTNEHLMNESVVRGKLVWEQNNCIGCHTLLGEGAYFAPELGNVFQRRGGEEQFNGFLHAWMGAQPLNVPGRRAMPQFNLSEREVNDLAEFLKWTSKIDTNDWPPNREG
- a CDS encoding cytochrome C oxidase subunit IV family protein yields the protein MGILLCWAGLLLLSLCSLGLVAAPVPHWTALALVVLALGKAWLIIDGFMELRPVRGPWRALLLCWSLCMALALFLAS
- a CDS encoding cytochrome c oxidase subunit 3, with the protein product MSTSADELEKRLPGDLAMWFFILAELTVFGLLIMTFAVTQRVSGSAFATSRALLDGSTGLALTLSLLTSGFFAARAMLLVRRGCGRDACGWLLAALACGCIYVVLKGREYAHLLDAGLGLEYDRFFTLYWILSGFHFLHVLPGLLLFGWLALRCRRGVYDRGRHSELESCVLYWHMIDLVWVLLFPLLYLQR
- a CDS encoding CbbQ/NirQ/NorQ/GpvN family protein, which encodes MVEGAPFYQVQGDEQRLFEQAWQQRMPVLIKGPTGCGKTRFVQHMAQRLRLPLYTVACHDDLTAADLVGRHLIGSEGTWWQDGPLTRAVREGGICYLDEVVEARQDTVVVLHPLADDRRELYLERTGETLQAPPGFMLVVSYNPGYQNLLKGMKPSTRQRFVALRFDYPDAEHEWPIVAREAGVSEALARQLVGLGQDVRRLEQHDLQEVASTRLLIYAARLIGAGMDVRSACLACLAEPLSDDVQTVAALMELVDVHFG
- a CDS encoding c-type cytochrome, with product MKRMLIPLFALSALLGMSSVHAASGEELFQSKPCGACHNLQVKLVGPALKDIAAKHAGVDGAAQTLAAHIKNGSSGIWGAMPMPPNPVNDEEALALAEWILSLK
- a CDS encoding LysR family transcriptional regulator, which gives rise to MDIDLARTFLEIVRSGSFIAAAERLHLTQTAVTARIRSLETQLGCRLFIRNRAGARPTEDGERFVRYASQLVQTWEAARRDLPLPQGYDDVLRLGAETSLCNPLLLVWLRQLRQQLPEHAIDAQVGEGRELQERLERGLLDAALVYQPEYRPGLLVEQVLEEKLVQVARTGNHQPYLYVDWGPVFRQQHDTALPEHARAPLTFNLGPLALQYLLQYGGHGYFRTRVVQRYLDQGLLERVPRAPEFTYPVYLVHLRESPGPACQQALQTLRDIAPQAYEWSRGYLDI